A DNA window from Zingiber officinale cultivar Zhangliang chromosome 3A, Zo_v1.1, whole genome shotgun sequence contains the following coding sequences:
- the LOC122054104 gene encoding auxin-responsive protein SAUR32-like — translation MDCNTKCYICAHFRYAETTQEVPEAQKFGDMGKGVLKTTAKAMSWPRSSSRETSSSSSAVKVPEDVKKGEFAVVAVWNEKATRFVASLRCLSNPVFLRLLELAEEEFGFQQVGALAVPCKPSELERIIKEIKNY, via the coding sequence ATGGACTGCAACACAAAATGCTATATATGTGCTCACTTCAGGTATGCTGAAACAACACAGGAGGTACCTGAAGCTCAAAAGTTTGGTGACATGGGGAAAGGTGTGCTCAAAACTACAGCCAAGGCCATGTCCTGGCCAAGGAGCAGCAGTAGAgaaacttcttcatcttcatcagcAGTGAAGGTGCCAGAGGATGTGAAGAAGGGGGAGTTTGCAGTGGTGGCAGTGTGGAATGAGAAGGCAACAAGGTTTGTGGCCTCACTCAGATGCCTATCAAACCCTGTGTTTCTGAGGCTGCTGGAGTTGGCAGAGGAGGAGTTTGGATTTCAGCAAGTGGGAGCCCTTGCTGTTCCCTGCAAGCCTTCAGAGTTGGAGAGAATCATTAAGGAGATTAAGAATTATTAG
- the LOC122052654 gene encoding uncharacterized protein LOC122052654: MELIPLRATPATPSFPSSKRAIALHCKIQTANEARFANLLKFKPCETERQRNQHLGFSALPETAALVVIAAVAVGTAASLLARTTKASETVINASRACEDCGGSGICAECNGEGFVLKKLSDQSAERARLTAKNMATRYTAGLPKKWSYCSKCSSTRSCSACGGTGKIN; this comes from the exons ATGGAGCTCATTCCACTCCGAGCTACACCAGCAACACCAAGTTTTCCAAGTTCCAAAAGAG CTATAGCTTTGCACTGCAAGATCCAAACTGCAAATGAAGCTCGCTTTGCTAACTTGTTAAAGTTCAAGCCTTGTGAAACCGAAAGGCAACGAAATCAGCACCTTGGGTTCTCTGCATTACCTGAAACCGCTGCATTGGTTGTAATCGCTGCTGTGGCTGTGGGTACTGCAGCATCACTCCTCGCAAGAACAACAAAAGCTAGTGAAACTGTCATT AATGCTTCCAGAGCTTGCGAAGATTGCGGCGGTTCGGGTATCTGCGCGGAATGCAACGGGGAAGGATTTGTGCTCAAGAAATTGTCTGACCAAAGTGCTGAAAGAGCTAGATTGACCGCGAAGAACATGGCCACTCGATACACTGCGGG ACTTCCAAAGAAGTGGAGTTATTGTTCAAAGTGCTCCTCAACTAGATCTTGCAGTGCTTGTGGAGGGACTGGAAAGATAAACTG A